A stretch of the Vitis vinifera cultivar Pinot Noir 40024 chromosome 16, ASM3070453v1 genome encodes the following:
- the LOC100247826 gene encoding cell division cycle 20.2, cofactor of APC complex isoform X1 yields MSRFNGDWYSPTRLHDSPTQYHFPGDRFIPNRSLMDLDQAHTLLTSRTREVCNSTFGQDEYRRKLEENLFFDSEGRPFRMLVFRGSPKSSKKSIRFLDEMQQQDEAEALHNKNIKQFQYRHLPKKESRVLDAPRINDDYYLNIMDWGKRNILAIALGSDLYLWNAETGHSQKLMQVDDQEDYPTSIAWCEDGRRVAVGHLSSKLQLWDAETFKLIRSLEGHDDRVGIAAWNGQILTSGSRDKSIINHDVRARNSLTCRVQIHSQEVCGLKWSITGNKLASGGNENLIYIWEASKMCSSNFLHRFSGHQAAVKALAWCPYQSDVLASGGGTLDGCIKIWNIQKGTCINSIRANAQICGLEWNRHHKEILSGHGFSATGHQNELCLWKYPSMSKLGELKCHSSRVLHLSQSPDGSTVVSAGADETLRFWEVFGPPVTDSSRVSDLDSLLSFKRSLIR; encoded by the exons ATGAGCAGATTCAACGGCGATTGGTACTCGCCTACTCGCCTCCACGACAGCCCCACCCagtaccattttccg GGTGATAGGTTTATTCCTAATAGAAGTTTGATGGATCTTGATCAAGCCCACACTTTACTGACATCcaggacaagagaagtttgcaATTCCACATTCGGC CAGGATGAATACAGGCGGAAGTTGGAGGAGAATCTGTTTTTTGATTCGGAGGGGAGACCATTTAGGATGTTGGTCTTCAGAGGAAGCCCCAAAAGTAGTAAGAAATCAATTCGTTTTCTTGATGAGATGCAGCAGCAGGATGAGGCAGAGGCACTgcataataaaaacataaagcaATTTCAGTATCGACATTTGCCTAAG AAAGAATCTAGGGTCCTGGATGCACCAAGAATCAATGATGACTACtacttgaacatcatggatTGGGGAAAAAGAAACATTCTGGCTATTGCTTTGGGCTCAGACTTGTACCTATGGAATGCTGAGACAGGACACAGTCAAAAATTGATGCAAGTAGATGATCAAGAGGATTACCCTACAAGTATAGCTTGGTGTGAGGATGGCAGAAGGGTTGCAGTAGGGCATTTGAGCTCAAAACTTCAGCTCTGGGATGCTGAGACTTTCAAGCTC ATTAGAAGCCTGGAAGGACATGATGACAGGGTAGGTATTGCCGCATGGAATGGTCAAATTCTAACATCTGGAAGCCGAGACAAATCCATTATCAATCATGATG TAAGAGCAAGAAACAGTTTGACTTGCCGTGTACAAATACACAGCCAAGAAGTTTGTGGATTGAAATGGTCAATCACAGGAAACAAATTGGCAAGTGGTGGCAATGAAAACCTCATCTACATTTGGGAAGCTTCCAAGATGTGCTCATCCAATTTCTTGCACCGGTTCAGTGGTCATCAAGCTGCAGTCAAGGCCCTTGCCTGGTGCCCATATCAGTCTGATGTACTTGCCTCTGGAGGAGGCACATTGGACGGATGTATCAAGATATGGAACATACAAAAGGGGACATGCATCAACAGCATACGTGCTAATGCACAG ATTTGTGGATTGGAATGGAACAGGCATCATAAGGAGATATTGAGTGGTCATGGCTTCAGTGCAACTGGGCATCAAAATGAGCTATGTCTGTGGAAGTATCCCTCCATGTCCAAACTAGGAGAGCTCAAGTGCCACTCATCCAGAGTCCTTCACCTCTCCCAG AGCCCAGATGGATCAACTGTGGTATCAGCTGGTGCAGATGAGACTCTTCGCTTTTGGGAGGTTTTTGGACCACCTGTGACAGACAGTTCAAGGGTTTCGGATCTGGACAGCCTCCTGTCTTTTAAGAGATCCCTCATAAGATGA
- the LOC100258067 gene encoding superoxide dismutase [Fe], chloroplastic isoform X1, protein MLATPAPVSLASALLPAQGWKSSRSLLWRGKRRTCSRKGNSSLIIAKFELKPPPYPLSALEPHMSRETLEYHWGKHHRGYVDNLNRQIVGTELDGMTLEDIITITYNKGDLLPAFNNAAQVWNHTSFWESMKPGGGGEPSGDLLELIKRDFGSFERFVEEFKLAASTQFGSGWAWLAYKANRLDVGNAVNPRPSEEDKKLVVVKSPNAINPLLWDCNPLLTIDVWEHAYYLDFQLNHYCFFSQNHRPDYISIFMEKLVSWEAVSSRLEMAKAQVANREREEERRKRAEEEEQMPYSEAVKMYLESDGDGDDSEAE, encoded by the exons ATGCTAGCAACCCCAGCTCCGGTTTCGCTAGCCAGCGCACTTCTTCCGGCCCAAG GGTGGAAATCATCTCGCAGCTTGCTATGGAGGGGCAAACGG AGAACATGTTCAAGGAAGGGCAATTCCTCTTTAATTATTGCAAAATTTGAGCTCAAGCCTCCTCCATATCCTCTT AGTGCTTTGGAGCCACACATGAGCCGTGAGACGTTGGAATACCATTGGGGAAAGCACCATAGAGGTTATGTGGACAATTTGAATAGGCAAATAGTGGGAACAGAGCTAGATGGAATGACATTGGAGGATATTATAACCATTACATACAACAAGGGTGATCTCCTTCCAGCCTTCAATAATGCTGCACAG GTTTGGAACCACACCTCCTTCTGGGAAAGCATGAAACCAGGTGGTGGAGGAGAGCCATCTGGTGATCTTCTAGAACTCATTAAAAGAGATTTCGGTTCTTTTGAACGTTTTGTTGAAGAGTTCAAATTAGCTGCATCCACACAGTTTGGTTCTGGTTGGGCCTGGCTTGCGT ACAAAGCAAATAGACTTGATGTGGGAAATGCAGTAAATCCTCGCCCATCAGAAGAGGACAAAAAGCTGGTTGTGGTGAAGAGTCCTAATGCCATAAACCCCCTGCTTTGGGATTGCAAT CCACTCCTAACTATTGATGTGTGGGAG CATGCATACTACCTTGACTTTCAG TTGAATCATTATTGTTTCTTCTCACAGAATCACCGGCCTGACTACATATCAATCTTTATGGAGAAGCTCGTATCATGGGAAGCAGTCAGTTCCAGACTTGAGATGGCAAAGGCTCAGGTGGCTaatagagaaagagaagaagagaggagGAAAAGAGCAGAGGAAGAGGAACAAATGCCATACAGTGAAGCTGTGAAGATGTATTTGGAAAGCgatggtgatggtgatgacTCGGAGGCTGAATGA
- the LOC100258067 gene encoding superoxide dismutase [Fe], chloroplastic isoform X2, giving the protein MLATPAPVSLASALLPAQGWKSSRSLLWRGKRRTCSRKGNSSLIIAKFELKPPPYPLSALEPHMSRETLEYHWGKHHRGYVDNLNRQIVGTELDGMTLEDIITITYNKGDLLPAFNNAAQVWNHTSFWESMKPGGGGEPSGDLLELIKRDFGSFERFVEEFKLAASTQFGSGWAWLAYKANRLDVGNAVNPRPSEEDKKLVVVKSPNAINPLLWDCNPLLTIDVWEHAYYLDFQNHRPDYISIFMEKLVSWEAVSSRLEMAKAQVANREREEERRKRAEEEEQMPYSEAVKMYLESDGDGDDSEAE; this is encoded by the exons ATGCTAGCAACCCCAGCTCCGGTTTCGCTAGCCAGCGCACTTCTTCCGGCCCAAG GGTGGAAATCATCTCGCAGCTTGCTATGGAGGGGCAAACGG AGAACATGTTCAAGGAAGGGCAATTCCTCTTTAATTATTGCAAAATTTGAGCTCAAGCCTCCTCCATATCCTCTT AGTGCTTTGGAGCCACACATGAGCCGTGAGACGTTGGAATACCATTGGGGAAAGCACCATAGAGGTTATGTGGACAATTTGAATAGGCAAATAGTGGGAACAGAGCTAGATGGAATGACATTGGAGGATATTATAACCATTACATACAACAAGGGTGATCTCCTTCCAGCCTTCAATAATGCTGCACAG GTTTGGAACCACACCTCCTTCTGGGAAAGCATGAAACCAGGTGGTGGAGGAGAGCCATCTGGTGATCTTCTAGAACTCATTAAAAGAGATTTCGGTTCTTTTGAACGTTTTGTTGAAGAGTTCAAATTAGCTGCATCCACACAGTTTGGTTCTGGTTGGGCCTGGCTTGCGT ACAAAGCAAATAGACTTGATGTGGGAAATGCAGTAAATCCTCGCCCATCAGAAGAGGACAAAAAGCTGGTTGTGGTGAAGAGTCCTAATGCCATAAACCCCCTGCTTTGGGATTGCAAT CCACTCCTAACTATTGATGTGTGGGAG CATGCATACTACCTTGACTTTCAG AATCACCGGCCTGACTACATATCAATCTTTATGGAGAAGCTCGTATCATGGGAAGCAGTCAGTTCCAGACTTGAGATGGCAAAGGCTCAGGTGGCTaatagagaaagagaagaagagaggagGAAAAGAGCAGAGGAAGAGGAACAAATGCCATACAGTGAAGCTGTGAAGATGTATTTGGAAAGCgatggtgatggtgatgacTCGGAGGCTGAATGA
- the LOC100266582 gene encoding protein ORANGE, chloroplastic produces the protein MVCTGRILAVSYSPTTSFHRNYRYSNSRFLQGNLKSNLKWRSMASEPEASSFASSVDSDSSDKNSTGFCIIEGPETVQDFAKMELQEIQDNIRSRRNKIFLHMEEVRRLRIQQRIKSAELGILKEEQENELPNFPSFIPFLPPLSSANLKLYYATCFSLIAGIIIFGGLLAPTLELKLGLGGTSYEDFIRSVHLPMQLSQVDPIVASFSGGAVGVISALMVVEINNVKQQENKRCKYCLGTGYLACARCSSTGALVLIEPVSTVNSGSQPLSPPKTERCSNCSGAGKVMCPTCLCTGMEMASEHDPRIDPFD, from the exons ATGGTTTGTACAGGTCGAATTTTGGCGGTTTCGTACTCTCCGACGACCTCGTTTCATCGCAATTATCGGTACTCAAACTCCAGATTTCTTCAAGGAAACCTCAAATCGAATCTGAAATGGCGATCCATGGCGTCTGAGCCGGAGGCTTCTTCTTTTGCATCTTCAGTTGATTCCGATTCTTCCGATAAAAACTCCACTGG CTTTTGTATTATTGAAGGACCTGAAACAGTACAGGATTTTGCCAAAATGGAACTGCAAGAAATTCAAGATAATATTCGAAGTCGgcgaaacaaaattttcttgcaTATGGAGGAG GTTCGCAGGCTGAGGATACAACAAAGAATTAAAAGTGCTGAACTTGGAATTCtaaaagaagaacaagaaaatgaacttcCAAATTTTCCATCATTCATTCCATTTTTGCCTCCTTTG AGTTCAGCAAATCTGAAACTATATTATGCTACATGTTTCTCTCTTATTGCTGGGATCATCATTTTTGGTGGTTTACTTGCACCAACT CTGGAGCTTAAGTTGGGATTAGGTGGCACATCATATGAAGATTTTATCCGTAGTGTGCATCTTCCAATGCAGTTGAG TCAGGTAGATCCTATAGTGGCATCTTTTTCTGGAGGAGCAGTTGGAGTGATCTCAGCCTTGATGGTCGTTGAAATAAACAACGTAAAACAGCAGGAGAATAAAAGATGCAAATACTGTCTTGGAACTG GATACCTTGCATGTGCCCGCTGTTCAAGCACAGGAGCACTTGTTCTTATTGAACCAGTCTCAACAGTGAATAGTGGAAGTCAGCCTCTATCACCGCCTAAAACCGAAAGATGTTCAAACTGTTCAGGAGCAGGAAAG GTCATGTGCCCCACCTGCCTCTGTACTGGGATGGAAATGGCGAGCGAGCATGACCCACGAATAGATCCCTTTGACTAG
- the LOC100247826 gene encoding cell division cycle 20.2, cofactor of APC complex isoform X2 yields the protein MSRFNGDWYSPTRLHDSPTQYHFPGDRFIPNRSLMDLDQAHTLLTSRTREVCNSTFGDEYRRKLEENLFFDSEGRPFRMLVFRGSPKSSKKSIRFLDEMQQQDEAEALHNKNIKQFQYRHLPKKESRVLDAPRINDDYYLNIMDWGKRNILAIALGSDLYLWNAETGHSQKLMQVDDQEDYPTSIAWCEDGRRVAVGHLSSKLQLWDAETFKLIRSLEGHDDRVGIAAWNGQILTSGSRDKSIINHDVRARNSLTCRVQIHSQEVCGLKWSITGNKLASGGNENLIYIWEASKMCSSNFLHRFSGHQAAVKALAWCPYQSDVLASGGGTLDGCIKIWNIQKGTCINSIRANAQICGLEWNRHHKEILSGHGFSATGHQNELCLWKYPSMSKLGELKCHSSRVLHLSQSPDGSTVVSAGADETLRFWEVFGPPVTDSSRVSDLDSLLSFKRSLIR from the exons ATGAGCAGATTCAACGGCGATTGGTACTCGCCTACTCGCCTCCACGACAGCCCCACCCagtaccattttccg GGTGATAGGTTTATTCCTAATAGAAGTTTGATGGATCTTGATCAAGCCCACACTTTACTGACATCcaggacaagagaagtttgcaATTCCACATTCGGC GATGAATACAGGCGGAAGTTGGAGGAGAATCTGTTTTTTGATTCGGAGGGGAGACCATTTAGGATGTTGGTCTTCAGAGGAAGCCCCAAAAGTAGTAAGAAATCAATTCGTTTTCTTGATGAGATGCAGCAGCAGGATGAGGCAGAGGCACTgcataataaaaacataaagcaATTTCAGTATCGACATTTGCCTAAG AAAGAATCTAGGGTCCTGGATGCACCAAGAATCAATGATGACTACtacttgaacatcatggatTGGGGAAAAAGAAACATTCTGGCTATTGCTTTGGGCTCAGACTTGTACCTATGGAATGCTGAGACAGGACACAGTCAAAAATTGATGCAAGTAGATGATCAAGAGGATTACCCTACAAGTATAGCTTGGTGTGAGGATGGCAGAAGGGTTGCAGTAGGGCATTTGAGCTCAAAACTTCAGCTCTGGGATGCTGAGACTTTCAAGCTC ATTAGAAGCCTGGAAGGACATGATGACAGGGTAGGTATTGCCGCATGGAATGGTCAAATTCTAACATCTGGAAGCCGAGACAAATCCATTATCAATCATGATG TAAGAGCAAGAAACAGTTTGACTTGCCGTGTACAAATACACAGCCAAGAAGTTTGTGGATTGAAATGGTCAATCACAGGAAACAAATTGGCAAGTGGTGGCAATGAAAACCTCATCTACATTTGGGAAGCTTCCAAGATGTGCTCATCCAATTTCTTGCACCGGTTCAGTGGTCATCAAGCTGCAGTCAAGGCCCTTGCCTGGTGCCCATATCAGTCTGATGTACTTGCCTCTGGAGGAGGCACATTGGACGGATGTATCAAGATATGGAACATACAAAAGGGGACATGCATCAACAGCATACGTGCTAATGCACAG ATTTGTGGATTGGAATGGAACAGGCATCATAAGGAGATATTGAGTGGTCATGGCTTCAGTGCAACTGGGCATCAAAATGAGCTATGTCTGTGGAAGTATCCCTCCATGTCCAAACTAGGAGAGCTCAAGTGCCACTCATCCAGAGTCCTTCACCTCTCCCAG AGCCCAGATGGATCAACTGTGGTATCAGCTGGTGCAGATGAGACTCTTCGCTTTTGGGAGGTTTTTGGACCACCTGTGACAGACAGTTCAAGGGTTTCGGATCTGGACAGCCTCCTGTCTTTTAAGAGATCCCTCATAAGATGA